One stretch of Prunus persica cultivar Lovell chromosome G1, Prunus_persica_NCBIv2, whole genome shotgun sequence DNA includes these proteins:
- the LOC18788530 gene encoding putative E3 ubiquitin-protein ligase LIN-1, with translation MAANYRFAMDQKDIVRVLITTVDGFIRDQLINKEQRAQHREQCAERLAAEDGSCGRETEVRYSDQAVLANLDWGIEALEEAIDTSNMETKLARLDHAEKMLQVCAMLNSDQKTAGVPNFYLSAWAHLNLSYLSKLRNNVQNSVLHVIEMFIVDPFFSRIDFAPELWKQLFLPHMSSIVGWYSEQRHRLVMEVIPDSTDLSFTADFDQFFSESLIYSMRPDQVEKLQKLEQLYGESLVENTRLYAKYFKDCMNSDSTSSKKVIPMLPIAEAPMTPLHEVSRSIPDFVKFGPILPKSAGFSPILKSKDGTKETSRMSVTSASSLNLESARWDPQEGIPEEDEDESDYEPNDATVASDHEKESGQKVQLSVTKSRIHTPAIFSPFESPKTSPKILSPKPDMQGKNEATSVLRLLSTRMTDSAIATSLPASPGMSNEYSISSADSDYEVIEAATKGCRKTYCRTGSMNSDHVNSQKLKNSPPNENDEGSQSCVSLPSSEKLTTKSRPPKDFVCPITGQIFCDPVTLETGQTYERKAIQEWLKRGNTTCPITRQPIAATTTLPKTNYVLKRLMTSWKEQHPDLAQESSYAETPRYSLNHPSTKENSLPATPQRTTDFLGHRNTDDYINQRNKRFMRAAVSTSPTSVISQAAVETIINGLKPHVSSLCTSENLQECETAVLAIAKLWKDSKADPAVHSYLSELTTVNGFIEILSASLNREVLRTSIYILSELIFSDESVGETLTSVDSDLDCLAVLLKNGLAEAAVLIYQLRPAFAQLSAHDLIPSLVQLILSKNEELDDLQLIMEPKDAALAIIEQILMGGDENSRSINALSVISANGIPALVRCLDRAEGRRSIVSILLCCMQAEKSCRSLIANRVELSPVLELFHAGNDCVRGICVEFLSELVQLNRRTLCNQILQMIKDEGPFSTMHTFLVYLQMAPMEQQPAIATLLLQLDLLVEPWKMSIYREESIEALIEALRRKEFSNSQMMALDALLSLTGHITSSGESYTGAWLLKIAGFDQPYNALMKAEQPRKHDNDLMGTMDEEEKAVTSWQKRVAFVLCNHERGSIFKALEECIKSNSLEMAKSCLVIATWLTNMLSILPDTGVKREARKALLDEFINVLQSSNNLEEKILATLALKSFVSDPAALEALGVYAKCIYKTLRKLKKNSVVANDIMKALMNLSSIDITELWSCAEVVELDSSTNGEVLSLLHVKGRVLSSHSDGTIKVWDAGKKVLRLIQEVREHTKAVTCLYISSSGDKLYSGSLDKTIRVWAIKAEEIHCLQVHDVKEAVYELVANAKVACFISQGTGVKVYEWSGVQKHINFNKYVKSLAMTGPNLYCGCSGYSIQEVNLGKYTSSTFYSGTRKLLGKQVFYSLHIQDGILYAGGSSVDASAGKIFSLPNKAVVGTFVTGLDIQRIAINNDLIFTASKCGVIEVWLKERFTRIASIKMACGGHAKITSLAADMEGGMLFAGSSDGRIQVWALD, from the exons ATGGCTGCAAACTATAGATTTGCAATGGACCAAAAGGATATTGTTAGGGTATTAATTACCACAGTGGATGGTTTTATACGGGATCAGCTGATCAACAAAGAGCAGAGAGCCCAACATAGGGAACAATGTGCTGAGAGATTGGCAGCAGAAGATGGAAGCTGTGGCAGAGAAACAGAAGTTCGATACTCTGATCAAGCAGTACTTGCCAATCTGGACTGGGGTATTGAGGCTCTCGAAGAAGCTATCGACACTTCCAATATGGAAACCAAGCTTGCAAGACTGGACCATGCTGAAAAGATGCTGCAAGTTTGTGCCATGTTGAACTCTGACCAGAAAACTGCTGGAGTCCCCAATTTTTATCTATCTGCTTGGGCGCACCTCAACTTGTCATACCTCTCCAAATTACGGAACAATGTCCAAAATTCAGTTCTCCATGTTATTGAGATGTTTATAGTTGACCCTTTCTTCTCGCGGATCGATTTTGCTCCCGAACTCTGGAAACAACTGTTTCTTCCGCACATGAGCTCAATTGTAGGGTGGTATTCAGAGCAGAGGCACAGGCTTGTGATGGAAGTAATTCCTGATTCTACTGATCTTTCTTTTACAGCTGATTTTGATCAATTTTTCAGCGAGTCCTTGATCTATTCAATGAGGCCTGATCAAGTGGAGAAACTGCAAAAGCTGGAGCAGCTTTATGGAGAATCATTGGTTGAGAATACACGGCTTTATGCCAAGTACTTTAAGGATTGCATGAACTCTGATTCAACCTCAAGTAAGAAGGTGATTCCAATGTTGCCTATTGCAGAGGCACCTATGACCCCATTGCATGAGGTCAGCCGTTCAATTCCCGATTTTGTAAAGTTTGGTCCTATCTTGCCCAAGAGTGCTGGTTTTTCTCCCATCCTTAAGTCTAAGGATGGCACAAAAGAAACAAGCAG AATGAGTGTAACCTCCGCCTCCTCACTAAATTTAGAGTCTGCTAGATGGGATCCTCAG GAAGGCATCCctgaggaagatgaagatgaatcTGATTATGAGCCTAATGATGCTACTGTGGCTTCAGATCATGAAAAGGAAAGTGGGCAAAAAGTACAGCTATCCGTAACGAAGAGCCGGATACATACTCCAGCAatcttttctccttttgaaTCCCCTAAAACTTCTCCAAAGATTTTATCTCCAAAACCAGACATGCAGGGTAAAAACGAAGCCACTTCTGTGTTGCGCTTATTGTCCACTCGCATGACAGATTCAGCTATTGCCACTTCTTTGCCTGCATCTCCAGGCATGAGTAATGAGTACAGCATTAGCTCAGCAGACTCCGATTACGAAGTGATA GAGGCTGCCACCAAAGGTTGCAGGAAAACCTATTGTCGGACAGGAAGTATGAATTCTGATCATGTGAATAGCCAAAAGTTGAAAAATAG TCCCCCTAATGAAAATGATGAAGGAAGCCAAAGCTGCGTTTCACTCCCATCTTCTGAGAAGCTGACAACTAAATCAAGACCACCTAAGGATTTCGTCTGCCCTATCACTGGTCAGATTTTCTGTGACCCAGTTACCCTTGAAACAGGTCAGACATATGAAAGAAAAGCAATCCAGGAATGGCTCAAACGAGGAAATACGACATGCCCCATTACAAGGCAACCCATCGCTGCTACTACTACACTGCCCAAAACGAACTATGTTTTGAAAAGACTAATGACATCTTGGAAAGAACAGCATCCTGATCTTGCTCAAGAGTCTTCATACGCTGAAACACCAAGATACTCATTGAACCACCCCTCCACGAAAGAAAATTCTTTGCCTGCCACTCCACAGAGAACAACTGATTTCCTAGGTCACAGGAACACTGATGATTATATCAACCAAAGGAACAAAAGATTTATGCGAGCAGCCGTTTCTACATCACCAACCAGTGTGATATCTCAAGCTGCAGTTGAGACAATCATCAACGGTTTAAAACCTCATGTTTCAAGTCTCTGTACATCAGAAAACTTACAAGAATGTGAGACAGCTGTGTTAGCAATAGCCAAATTGTGGAAGGACTCAAAGGCTGATCCTGCAGTTCATTCTTACTTATCTGAACTGACAACTGTAAACGGGTTCATCGAAATACTTTCAGCTTCTCTGAACAGGGAAGTCTTGAGAACATCAATTTACATCCTCTCTGAGCTAATATTTTCTGATGAAAGTGTTGGAGAAACACTTACCAGTGTAGATTCTGACCTTGACTGTTTGGCTGTTCTGTTGAAGAATGGGCTAGCTGAGGCTGCTGTGCTTATATACCAGCTGAGGCCAGCATTTGCTCAGCTTTCAGCCCATGATCTTATACCTTCCCTTGTCCAGCTAATCCTGAGCAAAAATGAGGAATTGGATGATCTTCAACTAATAATGGAGCCTAAAGATGCTGCATTAGCAATTATTGAGCAAATCTTGATGGGAGGAGATGAAAACAGCAGATCCATTAATGCTTTGAGTGTCATTTCTGCAAATGGTATTCCTGCTTTAGTGAGGTGTTTGGATAGGGCAGAAGGGAGAAGGTCAATTGTTTCGATACTATTGTGCTGTATGCAAGCTGAAAAATCTTGCAGGAGCTTGATAGCAAATAGAGTTGAACTGTCTCCTGTTCTTGAATTATTTCATGCTGGAAATGATTGTGTGAGAGGAATATGTGTAGAATTTCTGTCAGAGTTGGTTCAGTTGAACAG GAGAACATTATGCAATCAGATCTTGCAGATGATTAAAGATGAAGGACCATTTAGTACAATGCATACCTTTCTTGTGTATCTTCAAATGGCTCCAATGGAGCAGCAACCTGCAATTgcaactcttcttcttcagcttgaTCTCCTG GTTGAGCCATGGAAGATGAGCATTTACAGGGAAGAGTCTATAGAGGCACTAATTGAAGCATTGCGGAGGAAAGAGTTCTCTAATTCTCAAATGATGGCTCTAGATGCCTTGTTATCTCTTACTGGACATATAACTTCTTCAGGGGAGTCATACACTGGAGCCTGGTTGCTCAAGATCGCAGGATTTGATCAACCTTACAATGCTTTGATGAAGGCAGAGCAGCCGAGGAAACACGACAATGATTTGATGGGAACAATG GACGAAGAAGAGAAAGCTGTAACCTCTTGGCAGAAAAGGGTTGCTTTTGTACTTTGCAACCATGAAAGGGGCTCTATTTTTAAAGCTTTGGAAGAATGCATCAAGAGTAATTCCTTAGAGATGGCAAAGTCATGTCTTGTCATTGCCACATGGCTCACAAACATGCTTTCTATACTTCCTGATACTGGTGTGAAAAGAGAAGCTCGCAAGGCCTTGCTTGACGAGTTCATAAATGTTCTCCAATCGTCAAATAACCTGGAGGAGAAGATTTTGGCAACTCTTGCTTTGAAATCTTTTGTCAGTGATCCAG CCGCGCTTGAAGCACTAGGAGTGTATGCTAAATGCATCTACAAAACTTTGAGAAAACTCAAGAAGAATTCGGTGGTAGCGAACGACATAATGAAAGCATTGATGAACTTGTCATCTATTGACATA ACAGAGCTGTGGAGTTGTGCTGAAGTGGTTGAATTAGATTCATCCACAAATGGGGAGGTTCTGTCTTTGCTTCATGTAAAAGGTCGGGTTTTAAGCAGCCATTCCGATGGAACTATAAAG GTATGGGATGCTGGAAAGAAGGTACTGAGATTGATTCAAGAAGTTCGTGAGCACACAAAGGCAGTCACATGCCTCTATATCTCATCTTCAGGTGACAAACTATACAGCGGTTCGTTAGACAAAACAATTCGG GTCTGGGCAATTAAAGCCGAAGAAATTCATTGTCTACAAGTGCATGATGTGAAGGAGGCAGTATACGAATTGGTAGCAAATGCTAAAGTGGCATGCTTCATTTCTCAAGGCACTGGAGTTAAG GTGTATGAGTGGTCTGGTGTTCAAAAGCATATAAACTTCAACAAATACGTAAAGAGCCTTGCCATGACAGGGCCTAACCTGTATTGTGGTTGCTCTGGTTACAGCATCCAG GAGGTTAATTTGGGCAAATACACATCAAGCACATTCTACTCAGGCACAAGAAAGCTGTTGGGGAAACAAGTCTTCTATTCCCTTCACATTCAGGATGGCATTCTATACGCAGGCGGTTCATCGGTGGATGCATCAGCAGGGAAGATATTCTCGCTTCCAAACAAGGCAGTAGTAGGAACATTCGTAACGGGGCTTGACATCCAACGCATAGCCATCAACAATGACTTAATATTTACAGCCAGCAAGTGCGGAGTGATTGAGGTTTGGTTGAAAGAAAGGTTCACTCGAATTGCTTCCATCAAAATGGCTTGTGGGGGACATGCCAAGATTACATCTTTAGCAGCAGACATGGAGGGAGGGATGCTGTTTGCAGGTTCTTCTGATGGCAGAATCCAG GTTTGGGCCCTAGACTGA
- the LOC18791857 gene encoding BRCA1-A complex subunit BRE, whose amino-acid sequence MLSQRHTPSRSATTMSPETAPPLIAAQLNYLLSHFPLLVKIENKWSGSKYYPGILDRFTLVISYCLDVIKWDIIFDAESPMAAPDVIFGPDDENFQQFLVLRGEEEGDTKSPKKFLNDWNSRDPTQLMLLIQELRDQYMSFQKKRVAEVDDDRLKFEISTIVAREGIEMHMSSGVDKPEEVKFSVPLLDMNINKMVPGCPWKHKQKIYLQVIYPVEKKYVSTPSAPRLKLVSTTELKSIFSIDDVKLPTWLNGMCMAEYLPHLEESLENQVLEAVSLIDVRRRFIEALALQFGRPLEADPVFCRKATFLAASGVFTFLVHVLISTQFPKQQPELMLQSSQHFNSQGAPIKSLFLTEYPWSPRWEIPLMAERICDYLTDEALNFKRYCNEPQLQH is encoded by the exons ATGCTTTCACAGAGACATACACCGTCTCGCTCTGCAACTACCATGTCTCCGGAGACTGCTCCTCCTCTCATTGCCGCCCAGCTCAACTACCTCCTTAGTCACTTCCCCCTCCTCGTTAAG ATTGAGAATAAGTGGTCTGGCAGCAAATACTACCCCGGAATTCTTGACCGCTTCACCTTAGTCATTTCCTACTGTCTAGACGTTATCAAAT GGGATATTATATTTGATGCAGAGTCTCCAATGGCTGCACCAGATGTTATATTTGGACCTGATGATGAAAATTTTCAGCAGTTTCTTGTATTGCGtggtgaagaagaaggggaCACAAAGTCTCCTAAGAAATTTTTGAATGATTGGAACAGCAGAGACCCTACACAGCTAATGCTTCTCATTCAAGAACTGAG GGATCAATACATGTCCTTCCAGAAGAAGCGCGTTGCAGAAGTTGATGATGACAGATTGAAGTTTGAAATTAGCACAATTGTTGCTCGTGAG GGCATTGAGATGCACATGAGTTCTGGAGTTGACAAG CCAGAGGAGGTCAAATTTTCAGTGCCTCTATTGGACATGAACATAAATAAGATGGTGCCTGGGTGTCCCtggaaacataaacaaaagatATACTTGCAG GTTATATATCCTGTTGAGAAAAAATATGTTTCCACTCCATCAGCTCCTCGCTTGAAACTAGTATCTACAACAGAGTTGAAGAGTATATTTTCCATTGATGATGTGAAACTTCCTACATGGTTGAATGGGAT GTGCATGGCTGAATATCTTCCCCATCTTGAGGAATCTCTTGAGAACCAG GTTTTGGAGGCAGTTTCCTTAATTGATGTTAGAAGGCGCTTTATTGAGGCATTAGCCCTTCAGTTTGGAAGACCGTTGGAAGCTGATCCG GTATTTTGCAGAAAGGCTACATTTCTTGCTGCTTCTGGAGTTTTCACGTTCCTG GTTCATGTTTTGATTTCAACTCAGTTTCCAAAGCAACAGCCAGAGTTGATGCTTCAAAGTTCACAG CATTTCAACTCCCAAGGTGCGCCAATCAAGTCACTGTTTCTAACTGAATACCCTTGGAGCCCAAGATGGGAAATACCATTAATGGCTGAGCGAATTTG TGACTATTTGACGGATGAGGCTTTGAACTTCAAGAGGTACTGCAATGAACCTCAACTGCAACACTAG
- the LOC18789474 gene encoding tubulin beta chain yields the protein MREILHIQGGQCGNQIGSKFWEVICDEHGVDPTGRYRGDANSDLQLERINVYYNEASGGRYVPRAVLMDLEPGTMDSIRSGPFGQIFRPDNFVFGQSGAGNNWAKGHYTEGAELIDSVLDVVRKEAENCDCLQGFQVCHSLGGGTGSGMGTLLISKIREEYPDRMMLTFSVFPSPKVSDTVVEPYNATLSVHQLVENADECMVLDNEALYDICFRTLKLSTPSFGDLNHLISATMSGVTCCLRFPGQLNSDLRKLAVNLIPFPRLHFFMVGFAPLTSRGSQQYISLTVPELTQQMWDAKNMMCAADPRHGRYLTASAMFRGKMSTKEVDEQMINVQNKNSSYFVEWIPHNVKSSVCDIPPRGLKMASTFVGNSTSIQEMFRRVSEQFTAMFRRKAFLHWYTGEGMDEMEFTEAESNMNDLVAEYQQYQDATVEDDGEYEEEDGAEENYED from the exons ATGAGAGAGATCTTGCATATCCAAGGAGGCCAATGCGGTAACCAAATCGGCTCCAAGTTCTGGGAAGTCATCTGCGACGAGCACGGCGTTGACCCCACCGGAAGGTACCGTGGAGACGCCAACTCCGATCTTCAACTCGAGAGGATCAACGTCTATTACAATGAGGCTTCCGGCGGCCGGTACGTCCCTCGCGCCGTCCTCATGGATCTTGAACCCGGTACCATGGACAGCATCCGATCCGGTCCGTTCGGCCAGATCTTCCGCCCTGACAACTTCGTCTTCGGCCAGTCCGGTGCCGGCAACAACTGGGCCAAAGGTCATTACACCGAAGGTGCCGAGTTGATCGATTCCGTTCTCGATGTTGTTCGCAAGGAGGCCGAGAATTGTGACTGCCTTCAAG GTTTTCAGGTTTGCCACTCACTTGGAGGAGGCACTGGGTCGGGCATGGGAACCCTTCTGATATCAAAGATTAGAGAGGAATACCCAGACAGGATGATGCTGACATTCTCTGTTTTCCCTTCACCAAAGGTCTCAGACACTGTCGTGGAACCATATAATGCCACTCTTTCAGTGCACCAGTTGGTTGAGAATGCTGATGAATGCATGGTTCTTGATAATGAAGCACTTTATGACATTTGCTTCAGGACCCTAAAGCTCAGCACCCCAAGCT TTGGAGACCTGAACCATTTGATATCTGCAACCATGAGTGGGGTGACATGCTGCCTAAGGTTCCCTGGGCAGCTGAACTCCGACCTCCGGAAGCTGGCTGTGAATCTGATTCCATTCCCACGTCTTCACTTCTTCATGGTGGGGTTTGCCCCTCTAACTTCTCGTGGGTCCCAACAGTACATCTCCCTCACTGTGCCAGAGCTAACTCAGCAAATGTGGGATGCCAAGAACATGATGTGTGCTGCTGACCCTCGTCACGGACGTTACCTGACAGCCTCAGCAATGTTCAGGGGAAAGATGAGCACCAAGGAGGTGGATGAACAGATGATCAATGTGCAGAACAAGAATTCGTCCTACTTTGTTGAGTGGATTCCTCACAATGTGAAGTCAAGCGTGTGTGATATTCCTCCCAGGGGTTTGAAAATGGCGTCGACTTTTGTGGGCAACTCTACATCGATCCAGGAGATGTTCAGGAGAGTGAGCGAGCAGTTCACAGCCATGTTCCGGCGCAAGGCCTTTTTGCATTGGTACACTGGGGAAGGGATGGACGAGATGGAGTTCACAGAAGCTGAGAGTAACATGAATGATTTGGTTGCCGAGTACCAGCAATACCAAGATGCTACCGTCGAGGATGATGGTGAGTACGAGGAGGAGGACGGTGCTGAAGAGAACTATGAGGACTAA